The Ferrimonas balearica DSM 9799 genome includes the window GTGGCCCACCCAGGATGGTGATGTGACGGTGATTTGGCAGGAGCCGGACAACTACCGCGATGTGAAGACCGGTTCCGGGGTGCAATCCCGCTACCAGAACCACGTGTTTGCCACCTTGGGCAAACACATGCAGAAGAAGATTGAGCCGCTGCTGGCGGAGGGGGAAACCGCCACCTTTACCGTGACCGATCTGGACCTGGCTGGTGATGTGCGCCCCTCTTTCGGTGCCACTCCCAATGACATCCGTATCGTGAAGAGCGTGTACCCGCCGCGCATTGAGTTCAGTTACGAGGTGAAGGGCGCCGATGGCAGTGTGAAGGTGT containing:
- a CDS encoding DUF3016 domain-containing protein; its protein translation is MRKMIWLALALFTGSAMAEDAPKWPTQDGDVTVIWQEPDNYRDVKTGSGVQSRYQNHVFATLGKHMQKKIEPLLAEGETATFTVTDLDLAGDVRPSFGATPNDIRIVKSVYPPRIEFSYEVKGADGSVKVSGEEKLADLGFDTRSVTRYRNDALRYEMQMLDDWISRTLEPQLKP